The genomic window TTGGCCACGCTGGAAGAAAGCATTGCAGAGCTCGGTCGCACAGCCGCCAAGGCCCAGGCGCAAGTCACTGGCCGTGGGTTGCTATTGGGCCAGGACAGCCTCTTGTTGGCCCGGGTTTTTGACATGGCAGACGATGGGGAGATGCGCATGTTGATTGCCGAAAACATCGCCCGGGAGGGGGCTGCAGTGCAACGCGAGCGTGCCGCGGCTGACACCACCCTGGCGTGGGTGCGCTGGTTGTGGCTGGGCGCTGCGGCGGTGCTCGCGGGGGCCACACTGATCGCTGCGGTCTACTTTGGCCGTGCATTGCGCTACCCCTTGCTGCAGCTCAATGAGGGGGCGCAAGCCCTCCAGAGTGGAAAGCTTTCCCACCGCATACCACTGGTGGGGCACGACGAATTTGCCAGCGTGGCTCAAAGTGTGAATGCCCTGGCCGCTGAGCTGGAGCAGCATCGCGAGCGTGAGTCGGTACAACGCCAGCGACTCGAAGACTTGGTCGCAGCCCGCACAGCTGAATTGGCCGACGCGTTGGCGTCCTTGCGCAAGGTAGATAGCCAGCGGCGCCGGCTATTTGCTGATATCAGCCACGAGCTGCGCACGCCCACCACCGTGATCCGCGGGGAGGCGGAGATTACCTTGCGCGGTATTGATAAGCCTGCCAGCGAATACCGCGAAGCCTTGGGCCGGATCGTCAGCACTGCCCGACAGCTGGGGGCGGTGATCGACGATTTGCTGGCCATGGCGCGCAGCGATATGGACGGCTTATCCCTAGTGCGCGAAGCCGTGGATATGGATGAACTGGCGGCTGACGCATTGGCGCAGGTGAGCGCAACAGCCACCCGGTTGGGCCTTCGGCTGGGCCCGCCACCGGCTTCGACCGGGCAGCACATCGTGTCCGGTGACTCGCTGCGCCTGCGTCAGCTTTTGGGTGTCTTGCTGGACAACGCTACGCGTTACTCACGCC from Rhodoferax potami includes these protein-coding regions:
- a CDS encoding sensor histidine kinase; the protein is MFRRRLTLVLSLFASIVVFAALLAAASLAVSERQVLRGRVASDIATGFIQLSAQKQRLRTWVAQVQLGVKVDDGARAELQSAMQGTLQRLKVLTVQAMELDSGSFAVDEYRRRSAALATLEESIAELGRTAAKAQAQVTGRGLLLGQDSLLLARVFDMADDGEMRMLIAENIAREGAAVQRERAAADTTLAWVRWLWLGAAAVLAGATLIAAVYFGRALRYPLLQLNEGAQALQSGKLSHRIPLVGHDEFASVAQSVNALAAELEQHRERESVQRQRLEDLVAARTAELADALASLRKVDSQRRRLFADISHELRTPTTVIRGEAEITLRGIDKPASEYREALGRIVSTARQLGAVIDDLLAMARSDMDGLSLVREAVDMDELAADALAQVSATATRLGLRLGPPPASTGQHIVSGDSLRLRQLLGVLLDNATRYSRPGGQVTLMVESEADSAGHTSAVQVVVSDDGIGIPPDELGRVFERRFRGTAARQHSPDGSGLGLSIARALADAHGGQLQLHSTKAGTRAVLRLPLASQALIGGSLV